In Pseudofrankia saprophytica, one genomic interval encodes:
- a CDS encoding AraC family transcriptional regulator has protein sequence MDALAGLLDGPRARGAFLLRAMLTSPWSLRIQDRAPLAVVAQWRGEAWFSFDGAEPPTRLGPGDVAVVRGPDPYTVADHPSTPPRVVIHPGQRCTTPDGVDLHDVMGLGVRTWGDALDGETVMLVGTYQIAGEVSRRLLDALPRLLVLAGESWDSPVLPLLAAEIPRDRPGQDAVLDRLLDLLLIDVLRAWFTGDGSGQRPRRDGGEAGREPSWLRAHTDPVVGRAMRLLHNNPGQPWTVAALAAHTGVSRAALARRFTELVGEPPMTYLTALRLDLAAGLLRDERDATLETVARRVGYSTAFALSSAFKRVHGVSPSEHRARLSGAA, from the coding sequence GTGGACGCGCTCGCCGGGCTGTTGGACGGTCCCCGGGCGCGCGGCGCCTTCCTGCTGCGGGCGATGCTCACCTCGCCCTGGTCGCTGCGGATCCAGGACCGGGCACCGCTCGCCGTCGTGGCGCAGTGGCGCGGCGAGGCCTGGTTCTCCTTCGACGGCGCCGAGCCGCCGACGCGGCTCGGGCCGGGCGACGTGGCGGTCGTGCGCGGACCGGACCCGTACACGGTGGCCGACCATCCGTCGACCCCGCCGCGCGTCGTGATCCACCCCGGGCAGCGCTGCACCACCCCCGACGGCGTCGACCTGCACGACGTCATGGGTCTCGGGGTACGGACCTGGGGCGACGCGCTGGACGGCGAGACCGTGATGCTGGTCGGGACCTACCAGATCGCCGGTGAGGTGAGCCGGCGGCTGCTCGACGCGCTGCCGCGGCTGCTCGTGCTGGCGGGCGAGAGCTGGGACAGCCCCGTCCTGCCGCTGCTCGCCGCCGAGATCCCCCGGGACCGGCCCGGCCAGGATGCGGTCCTCGACCGGCTGCTCGACCTGCTGCTCATCGACGTGCTGCGCGCCTGGTTCACCGGCGACGGCTCCGGCCAGCGTCCGAGGCGCGACGGTGGTGAGGCGGGCCGGGAGCCCTCGTGGCTGCGGGCGCACACCGACCCGGTCGTCGGGCGGGCCATGCGGCTGCTGCACAACAACCCGGGCCAGCCGTGGACGGTCGCGGCGCTCGCCGCCCACACCGGGGTCTCCCGGGCGGCGCTGGCCCGCCGGTTCACCGAGCTCGTCGGCGAGCCGCCGATGACGTACCTGACGGCGCTGCGCCTCGACCTCGCCGCCGGCCTGCTGCGCGACGAGCGGGACGCGACGCTCGAGACCGTCGCCCGGCGGGTCGGCTACAGCACCGCCTTCGCGCTGAGCAGCGCGTTCAAACGGGTCCACGGCGTGAGCCCCTCCGAGCATCGCGCCCGCCTGTCCGGCGCCGCCTGA
- a CDS encoding DUF1772 domain-containing protein: MNGTRIGTLLAATLTTGLMAGLYFAYACSVMPGLRATDDRTMVGTMQSINVAILNGWFLLVFVGAPLLTLAAGAVHLPSGGRAALPWVAAGLALNVVAFGVTAVANVPLNNALDAAGPLDQITDLAAVRAHFEGAWIRWNIVRTIATTAAFGCLGYALVLTHRPR; the protein is encoded by the coding sequence GTGAATGGCACGCGGATCGGGACGTTGCTGGCGGCGACCCTGACGACAGGGCTGATGGCGGGCCTCTACTTCGCGTATGCCTGCTCGGTGATGCCGGGGCTACGCGCGACCGACGACCGCACGATGGTGGGCACGATGCAGTCCATCAACGTCGCGATCCTCAATGGCTGGTTCCTGCTGGTCTTCGTCGGCGCGCCGCTGCTCACGCTCGCCGCCGGGGCGGTGCACCTGCCGTCCGGTGGCCGGGCCGCGCTGCCGTGGGTGGCCGCGGGGCTCGCGCTCAACGTCGTCGCCTTCGGGGTCACCGCCGTGGCGAACGTCCCGCTGAACAACGCGCTGGACGCCGCCGGGCCGCTCGACCAGATCACCGACCTGGCGGCCGTCAGAGCCCACTTCGAGGGCGCCTGGATCCGTTGGAACATCGTCCGCACGATCGCGACCACCGCGGCCTTCGGCTGCCTCGGATACGCGCTGGTGCTCACGCACCGGCCGCGGTGA